GATCGGCTCGCGGATTCCCCAGCTCATCCAGATCTGGCTCACTGAGTTCTTCTTCGTGATGCCGCTGACGTTCTTCATCGGCAAAGTCATCGACATTCGCGGGGCATTTGGTGTGCCGGGGACGGGCGAGCGGCTCGACGGGGTGTTCTGGGGCGCGCTGGTGGTCTCGTTGGTCTTCGGCTTCTTCTTCGTGCGCTCCCTGGTGAAGCCCCGGGTGTTGGAGGGGTCGTGGACTCCGACGGTCCACGCCGACATCGGCGGGCTGACCGTCTACGGCGGCAACCGCGCGTGGACCGTGACCTATCCATATCTCACCAGCCACCCGAGTTATGCACTGCTGCTACTGATTACGGCGCCGATCCCGGCCGTGATGCTGGCGGCTACGACCAATCAGGGCGACGACACGTTCTATTGGCGGATCTGCGGCATCGTCGGCCTGATCATCCTCGGCTGCATGGCGCTGGCGCGCGTCTTGGCCTGGTACGTCTTTCGCCTCGGGCGCAACAAGCTTGATGCGCGGCTGGAGGGCCTGCCGATCTCGCAACGCCGGCTCGGCTGGGAGATCGCGTGGAAGCCGGTGCTCGTCCTGCTGGTGTTGATGTACGCGATCGTCTGCATCCCTTTGGGCGCAATGTGGTTCAAGGAACAGCGCACGATCGCCGCGCTGCCCGTCGTGACCGTTGCCGACACCGACCACCCGGGCGAATACCGGCGGGTGAAAGGCACCGTGGCGTCCGAGCCCGTCTACTGGGCGCCGCGAGGCACCGGCCGCGGCGGCAATAACTACGCGGGCGCCGGGGTGCTGGTCACCCTGACCTCCGGTGGTGAGGCGCTGCTACTCGCCGAATCGCTTTCGGTGCCCGATTTCAAGGGCATGATGGCCGGCGTCCACGGCGGCCGGCTCACGGCCAGCGGCAAAGTGATCGACGCCATCACCGCCGATCAGCGCAAGTACTACGGTTTCGATCCGAACGCCTTTCCCGAGGCGCCATCGGAGGGCCGGGTGATGCTGTTGTTGTCGCAGCCGTAGCGGTCCGACGCCCCCTCCCGGGCCCAAGTCGCCGACGAGGCAGAATGGCGCGGGTCACACGGCCTTGACGGCTATACCCCCCAGGGGTGTATAAGTGTGGTAGAGCTTGGCTACCCCCTGGGGGTATCCGGAAGGAGCGTCATGACCACGAGTGCGGTCAGCAACCTGGAGTTGGACATCGCCGGGATGACGTGTGCCTCCTGCGCGGCCCGGCTGGAAAAGGCGCTGAACAAACTCGACGGCGTGACGGCGAGCGTGAATTTCGCCCTGGAGCGAGCGGCGGTCACGGTCCCGGCGGGATACGACCCGCAGTCGCTGGTCGCCGAGGTCGAAAAGGCCGGCTACACCGCCGCATTGCCGCAATCGCAGGCGGCGCCCGCCGACAACGACCGCGAGCTGGCTTCGCTGCGTAGCCGCCTGATCGCCGCGATCGTGCTCGCCACGCCCGTGATCGCGATGGCGATGATCCCGGCATGGGAGTTCCGCAATTGGCAGTGGGCATCGCTGGCACTGGCCGCGCCGGTGGTCCTGTGGGCGGGGTGGCCGTTTCATGCCGCCGCGTGGCGGAACCTCACGCACGGCGGCGCGACGATGGACACGCTGGTGTCGATCGGGACCCTGTCGGCATTCCTGTGGTCGTTGTATGCCCTGTTCTTCGGGACGGCCGGCCACCCGCACCTGCATCACGGCTTCTCGCTGACCTTGGCACGAACCACCGCGCCCGGCAGCGGCGCCGGCAACATCTATCTCGAAGTGGCCGCGGGTGTGACGCTGTTCGTTCTGGCCGGCCGCTACTTCGAGACCCGCTCCAAGCGGCGGGCCGGCGCGGCGCTGCGCGCCCTGCTGGAGCTCGGCGCCAAGGACGTCGCGGTGCTGCGGCCCGATTTTCTGCGCCCCGACGGTCCGGGCCTCGAGATCCGCATCCCCGTCGAGCAGCTCAAGGTCGGCGACGAGTTCGTCGTGCGTCCCGGCGAGAAGATCGCGACCGACGGGGTCGTCGTCGCCGGGTCGTCGGCCGTCGACGCCTCGATGCTGACCGGCGAGTCGGTGCCGATCGAGGTGGGGGAGGGCGACGTCGTCACCGGCGCCACCGTCAACGCGGGCGGGCGTCTCGTCGTGCGCGCCACCCGGGTCGGCGAAGACACCCAGCTCGCGCAGATTGCCCGGCTGGTGGAAGCCGCGCAAGCGGGCAAGGCCAAGGTCCAGCGGCTCGCGGACCGGGTGTCCGCGGTCTTCGTGCCGATCGTCATCGCGATCGCCGTCGTCACGCTGGTGGCGTGGCTCGTCGCCGGATTCCCGGTCGCCGCGGCGTTCACGGCCGCGGTCGCGGTGCTGATCATCGCCTGCCCGTGCGCACTGGGTCTGGCCACGCCGACCGCGCTGTTAGTCGGCACGGGTCGCGCGGCCCAACTCGGCGTGCTGATCAAGGGACCCGAGGTGTTGGAGTCCACCCGCAAGGTCGACACGATCGTGCTCGACAAAACCGGCACCGTGACCACCGGCAAGATGACGCTCGTCGACGTCATCGCGGCGCCCGACACCGATCGCGCCACGCTGCTGCGCTACGCGGGAGCGCTCGAGGACGCCTCCGAACACCCGATAGCCCAAGCGATCGCCAAGGCCGCCACCGCGGAACTGGGTTCGCTGCCGGCCGCCGAGGGCTTCCTGAACGTGGCAGGCAAAGGCGTCCAAGGCACCGTCGACGGTCACGCCGTCGTCGTCGGCCGCGTAAGCCTGCTGGCCGATTCGGCGCCGAACCTGGATCCGGCACTGACCCCCGAGCTTTCCAAGGCCAAACTTCGCGCCGAGAGCGAAGGCAAAACCGCCGTCGCCGTGGGCTGGGACGGCAGCGCCCGCGGGATCCTGGTGATCGCCGACACCGTCAAGCCCACCAGCGCCGATGCCATCCGGCAGCTCAAGCAACTTGGGCTGACACCGGTCCTGCTGACCGGGGACAACGAGGTCGTGGCCGACCGCATCGCCGGAGAGCTCAGGATCGCGCACGTCATCGCCGAGGTTCTGCCCGCGGACAAGGTCGCCGTGGTGCAACGTCTGCAGTCCGACGGCAAGGTCGTCGCGAT
The Mycobacterium sp. 050128 genome window above contains:
- a CDS encoding heavy metal translocating P-type ATPase, with translation MTTSAVSNLELDIAGMTCASCAARLEKALNKLDGVTASVNFALERAAVTVPAGYDPQSLVAEVEKAGYTAALPQSQAAPADNDRELASLRSRLIAAIVLATPVIAMAMIPAWEFRNWQWASLALAAPVVLWAGWPFHAAAWRNLTHGGATMDTLVSIGTLSAFLWSLYALFFGTAGHPHLHHGFSLTLARTTAPGSGAGNIYLEVAAGVTLFVLAGRYFETRSKRRAGAALRALLELGAKDVAVLRPDFLRPDGPGLEIRIPVEQLKVGDEFVVRPGEKIATDGVVVAGSSAVDASMLTGESVPIEVGEGDVVTGATVNAGGRLVVRATRVGEDTQLAQIARLVEAAQAGKAKVQRLADRVSAVFVPIVIAIAVVTLVAWLVAGFPVAAAFTAAVAVLIIACPCALGLATPTALLVGTGRAAQLGVLIKGPEVLESTRKVDTIVLDKTGTVTTGKMTLVDVIAAPDTDRATLLRYAGALEDASEHPIAQAIAKAATAELGSLPAAEGFLNVAGKGVQGTVDGHAVVVGRVSLLADSAPNLDPALTPELSKAKLRAESEGKTAVAVGWDGSARGILVIADTVKPTSADAIRQLKQLGLTPVLLTGDNEVVADRIAGELRIAHVIAEVLPADKVAVVQRLQSDGKVVAMVGDGVNDAAALATADLGIAMGTGTDVAIEAADLTLVRGDLRAAVDAIRLSRKTLATIKMNLFWAFGYNAAAIPLAALGLLNPMLAGAAMAFSSVFVVGNSLRLRSFTSTIRSSDMG